The genome window CAACATGACTAATCGCTTTCTTCTTCTCTTGTTCTTTTAACCTACTTGCAACTGTTTGAGGATCAAGTGCTTCAATATCCGATCCAACGGTTTCCGGAGGACTAACTTGTTTTAGCAACGTATCGACCTCTCGAATGAAATCGATTCTTTGAAGAAGATCGTCAGCTTCCATTGCGGGTCTAGCTAGAAGTCCATGGTGCTGATACAAATAAACGAGAACGGGTCAATTCTGGTTATGTATTATTGTAATCAAAGGGTCAAAATGACAAAGTTAACACGGGTGAGGTCGATCCAGACGATAGTTTCTGTGTCCCGGGCCCACAACTTAATCTAATGGATCCAAGgtattgttcgtgttcgtttactGCCCTAATTGTAGCCAGAAATGGCAATGGCCCGGGTATTGTAATCCAAGTGCCGTATTCATCATGTACCTGTTTTATCTATCAGGTTCACGGGTATTGAAACCCATTTTTCGACCTTTTATGGCTAAAAATTACCTCGTTGGGATGCACATTACCCCGAATCCAATCTTAAACTCACGTACAAAAAGGGCTTGAAATATTAGATGCTCAACTACAATTCTAAgaatttataattttaataagTTCAAGGTTTTAACAGCTTTAGCATACTATaagattataaaaaaaatatattaatatactCAGTTCTGATGCGGTTAATAGGTTTGGGTAATTGGGCGGTTATCACCtaatactacacccgtcccaaaCCCATAGAATTTTTAAAACTAACTTCATACCAAGTCCCATACAAGGACACCCGTCCCAAATGTTTCAGGTTCTTTCTCCAACCCTATTCTAATTTCTAACCTGACTGAAACACATTTTGACCTAGACAAATATTAGAGTAAAGTACACTTATGATCtgtgtggtttaccaaaatttgaGTTTaatccctagctttccaaaagtacacatatggtccctgtggtttgaactttgtaacgcatttagttccTAACTTAGACATgcaaaacctttagatttgttggttggagactaaatgtgttacaaagtgcaaaccacatccGAAATCTTGGTATACCACAGAGATCATTCCTGTACTTTGGGCCGTGCTTCTATGTAACTAGGATTAACATTAGTTGAAAAAAAACAATATAATCAtaaaaagctaaaaagaaaagaaTATAATCATAAAAGATTAAGTGAAAATTACAAAAGGTTTAGTAGCAGTAGTACTGATAAATCTTGAAGGATGGGAATTACAAATTAAAATTACAACTTCACACCAGATTCAAAGCAACCTTGCTCCCAATGCTTAACGTTTCATGCACTCAACATAACAACCCACTTGTGCTTTAAACTCATGCATTGGGCTgcttaattattatttgtttaatgtaCAAAAGTTTGTTAGCAATAAATGTAGTTAATCAACTTAATTATGTATATAGTCAATGTGTTTTCCTGTGTGTGGCTTTGAGAGAACAATGAGAAAGTTATGTGACATCAACATGTACACCATGATCCATTGTAGTTTTTTCATCTTCTTCCTTGGAGGATTAGCAACTATTAGCTTTTATAGAAACAACACTAGTCAAGGAGTTGCAGTTAGTAACAACTTTAATGTTACTCCAACAATAGCAAGCACCTGCGATTTGTTCTCCGGCAGATGGGTTCATGATAACAAGAGTCATTACCCTTTGTACGAAGAACACGAGTGCCCTTATCTCGACGAAAGTTACGCTTGCCAAACTTATGGCAGAAAGGATTTCAAGTATCTGCAATGGAGGTGGCAACCCCATGACTGTGACTTCCCtaggtctctctctctctcttaataCTTTCTATAAATATATAGACAGTCTTTATCTCTAtcctgtaggaatagagagatTGTTTCCAGTGAAACCCCGGCTCGAAGCAGTAGATACAACAAATATGTGCTTAATGCTTTAAtacaacaaataaataaataaatagttttGTGATCAAATGCCTTATAATCTAGCGGTAACAAAGTGTGTAGTAAACATGAGCGGAGCTTTTAAGGGGCAAGGGGGTGCACCTGTCCCTGTGAATGTTTCTGTTAGTAGTGTAAATTTTACGATTTTTCGTctgaaatttttaaaattatataggttcGTCTcgccaattattttgcctaaaaaaTCCCCCCACCAAGTTTATTGTCCAAAAAAATTATACATATTTTCGTATTGAGTTAAAAAAACGTGAAGAATGAGGCtattagttattttttataattgtttttaaatttgaagtGAGTTTAAATAAAGTGTTAAACTAGTTTTTACATAAATGAAACTTGATGATTCAAATTTGGTTTTTTAATGTGTAAAATGAAGATTATTTACTTTTATTTGGAGTTATTATTGTTTGACCTGACCCGTATTGAATGGCTGATCCGAACATATAACCCAAAACATAGCGATAGAAAAATTTATTTTTAGGTCCCGAGACTTTCCGCATCCGTAAATTTTTTGTTCAAGCTCCGCCATTGGCAGTAAAAGTGTACATCTATAAGTGAATGAGATGGAGTTATAGTCTCGTAGTGTAAGTTTAGAAGCAGGTGTAATTGGTGTGTGAGTTAGAatgtgaaaatgagttttgtgagGGTTTGGGATTTAACTAGTTATTATAAAAAAGGATAAACTAAATTAGTTAAAAAGTTGGTTGTTATTACTAATTTTCTATATGTAATTGATTTTCTCATGATTGTCCTGGTGTAGGTTTGATGGGAAAGCAATAGTAGAGAGATTAAGGGGTAAAAGGCTACTATTTGTGGGGGATTCACTAGTTAGAAATCAACGGAATTCGATGATTTGCATGCTCTATACATCTATCCCAGGGGTCAAGAGGACTGGTGGAGAACTTATTGGTTCCTTACACACTTTCCGGTTCACTGTAAGATATCTGTTATACGCATGGTTGTAGAACTCGTTAGGCGCTAGTCAGCCAATGAGGTGGAGACTAGTGATTAATTGGATCGgactttttatgtataattttaagttttatacatatatacaaataTTTTTATACGTATTTTTTTAAAGTAGACAAGTTTTGACCGGAATCAGGCAGGTTTTGACCGGAATATGTGATTTTTTCCGATTTTTCTGATTTTCCTGATTTTTGGccggccgactagcgattaatagACTGATTAACGAAAAATTAATCAGTAGATggccgactagcgactactcACCGATTAATCGTGATTTTTACGACACAAGTTATAAGCATCTTTCATTTTTTATCATTACATATAACATCACCATCCTCCAAATCATCTTGAAAACTATCATATACTCATATttcatctttcaaccccatttttttctattttttcatacaaatataatatttattaattttaaaagATTACATGATACTATAacactattattattataataataattattattattattattattattattattattaatttattttattttatttttttgaaacaGTTGAGATTTTATAAGTAGTTTGTATCAcaaataactatatttattaaAACAATACCCGGGCTAGGTGCAGACCTAGCATGTTActaggggtagcctccgctaccacTTGACACTCtggcggtagtgtaaatttttggaaaaaattgtcattttttcgatttcgttaccccttTTATATGAAACGTTGTCCATAtaaggattttctagatccgccactaaACCGGGCTATGTTTAACCTCTAAATTGAGCTTGTATCATAAATTACTATGTTTAAACATGCATGTAACGTACTAATTAAGGTTAATACAACACAGGACTACAATATCTCAATTGATTTCTACTGGGCTCCGATGCTAGTCGAATCTAATGGCGATAGCCCAACGGACCATCTCACCACTTTTAGAATTGTTCGAATCAAATCCATTGAAAAACATGCGAGACATTGGGTTAATTCGGATATACTTATCTTTAATTCCTATCGTTGGTGGCGATCACACGTAGTGAACTTCTTGTAAGTTcaaaatataacaaaataaaaGTGTTACATGTCTGTTTTAAtattttgagttaaatgccattttaggcCCTGTGGTTTGgctcattttgccagtttagtccaaagagTTCATTTTTctcctgtgggtccaaaaaggtttcaccattgtcattttagtccactaggttaatttcatccattatttctgttaaccagaagggcaattcgatcattttaaATGTAATTCTCTTAAATAAaaaggcaattcggccatatacaATGACCGAATCGCCCTTCTCATTAACAGatataatggatgaagttaacccagtggactaaaatgccCACATTGAAACCTTTATGGACCTACAagcgaaaaataaaacctttggactactctgacaaaatggctcaaaccacagggactaaaatgacattcaACTCTAATATTTTTTTTGCAAATCAACACGTTAactaattagttttttttttttttcttttttgctagAAAGAGTGGTGGATCTTTGTTGGATGACCCTAATAATGTGTATGAAGAAGTTAACAGGGTCCGTGCCTATAAGCTGGGTCTCAAAACTTGGTCTAATTGGGCACATACCCATATAGATCCTTCGAAAACCAAGTTGTTTTTCATGAGTGCTACAGCAGTTCATGTCATGTAAGAAACAACAATACCTTTTTTTTCTTGCAACTTTATAGCAAAAAATACTCATCACCCACAGTTAGAAAATCGATGATACTCCGTCAGAAATATGACTGTTTCGACAAGAACATTAACGACGGTTTTTAATAATACATTTCCAAAACTTCTCCGACAAACTACAAACATTAAACAAGTAATTAGTTTATCGTTGAAATGCGATACAACATATGCATTATGTAAAAGTTTTTGCATGCATCTGGGTGAGGATGAGGAACATGCGATTTTCCAGTGCTGGAAGTCCCATGTTCATGGGTAATGAAATAATGGGGGTCGATAATCTTATTAGAAATCATATCCTTAGTTAGCGACGAGTTACTGACGGATATTCCGTTGGCAATGAGTTCCCACCAAAACCGTCGAAATCTGGACTTTTTGCaaaccgtttaaaaaaaaaaaaattaacggattTTGTCCGTCGGTGATAATTGTTTTTCAGTAATGTTCGGTCCAAAAAACAATTGTCACAAACATCCGAATTACATtgtttttttaacgacaaatttggatcactgatggaccactagagtatcatcatgccaccagcggaaccacccaatcatatccatctccactaggcaattcaggagaaaacccaataaatctggaaaTACCCCCTTGTGGGTATCGAACCTAGGACCTAATGGTCactaagccttatcccaccccaaAGATGCTACTAGGCTTATACTTCCATGGGCGCCCAATTACACTATGACCATTTGAAATAGGAAGACCGACAATAACTTTAGGATAATGCCCCGCTTgcggtgtgcacatataatgtatatgtggtggcgttgatagctgaaagacacgggGGTACATGCACCAGTCGGTCTTTGTCCCAATTGTTTTAGAGTGTTATGTGGcttaggtccaaggcttgatacaaaactacaattgagccgggggtctcactggaagcagtctctctatccctatgggtagaggtaaggctgtctacatctaccctcctcagaccctaccttagccttgctattggtgggatttactgagtatgatgatgacaATAATTTTAGGATAATGGTAGTAAAGTGCTTGTTGGTTTTGCAGGGCTACGGAATGGGGAGGAATGAGTACGATGAACTGCTATGGAGAGACGGAACCAGTAATGGATGACAGATTTCGGGAAAGCCAAACCGATCCGAAAATGCTGAGTATACTGGAATCGTCGTTGAACAAGTTGAAAGCGAAAGGAGTGAATGTGCAGATTATAAACATAACGCAACTAACACAATGCAGAAAAGATGCACACCCTGCTCTTTACAGGAAACTTTGGCGTCCCTTAACCGACGAGCAAAAAAAGAACCCGCAACTTGCTTCAGATTGTTCACACTGGTGTCTTCCTGGAGTTCCTGATATTTGGAATGAGCTTCTCTTGGCTTACATTTTTCGGTAACAATATCAAAGCTGCAGATTTAACAAGTGTTAACATAGGAAATGATCATGGCTACAATTGTCATTTATTTCAGGATTGTATTTTTCATGCATTTATATTACTTTAAACTGTTGTTTGTCTTTTTATGTTTGATAGGCATCAAACCTAGAAACTGTTTATTTTGAGAAGAATTCACTTAGATTTCTATTAATTATGTTCAAGCTAATCCTTTTGCGTTAATCAAGAACGAGTATTAAACTCTTCTTGGGGAATTTTATAAACACGGATAACCAGAGAGCTGTGTAATCACTCTTAGATCAAATTATTCCGGTGGTTCTCCCAAATAATTCAGTCGGATACAACTTTGATTCGAGAAATTGAACAACAGTATGTGTGTTTTAGAATTCGTGAATGAACCAGTTCTACTCTAACCAAAAACTGATACGAATTTTAGGGTTAGAGATGAGTAACTGTATCAGCTGGACAACTCAAATGTCTCGGTTCAGTTACTTAACCGAGTCAATCAAGAGCGAAAGTTAAGGGCAAAATTAGTAGGAGGCTGAATGTTAGggcagtcaaagtcaaagtcaaagtcagaaAGCTTATTTTAGGGATAGTAACTCTTTTATTTTACATATAAGTATTCCATTTCCTGCTCTTATTTTTCATGTCTTGTTTGTTTTGAATAAGAGTCTTTTCGTATTGGAGACTAGCCCCTCTCGAATTGGGCCGAATATCTTATCATTTATCAATTCGATAAATCAGCCCTTTCTTTTCTAGTATCTATGATCTATCAAACTGCCTTTTGGCAGTTATCTTTTAGTTTTGAATAAAAAGTTTTTATTATGCCTTAATTTTCATTTCGAATGAActagccaggggctctgccccttggaccctgctcctaGGGGCGTTGCCCCCTTGGAACCATTAGTGCCATCCGACTTCGTCCCATTAGCCTCATTGGATGTGTCAATAAAGTCATCTCCAAAGTACTCGTGAACCGGCTTAAAAGTGTCATTGGGAAGCTAATATCCGAGGAACAATCAACGTTGATGTGTGCAAGCCAGCCACGTAATTAGGAGTATTTTGTTTATCAAATGCATGTGTCAAATAAAGGAGTGGGGGGATGCCCTCATACTCCACGTACAATCCATGTTTCCAGTTATTTCCATGTTTTAAGTTAGTGGCTGAGTGGCTTATTAGTTATTTTGTAAGGCTATATATTAGCCAGTAGGTTTCTTTTTCTAATGCAGAATTGAATTTCCAAAAACAGTTTCTCTATTCTCCTTCTATTTCTTCGATACATTCTGTATCTTCCTCTTTCCAACTTTGATACATATCAAACGTTTATTGCCGGAAGAAGCATCACTGATGGGCCACTAATTCTCAACGAATTATTGGCTTGGATGAAATACGGGAAAAGGACGAGTATGATTTTCAAGGTGGATATACAAAAGCCGTATGACTCACTGAATTTGGGATTCATTAACTCCATCATGGAGCAAATGAATTTTCCAACTAGGTGGCGTCGATGGATTATGGCAATACTTCGTTCGGCCCGACAATCTGTGTTGGTGAATGGGTCTCCGACTATGGAGTAATGGGTCCTTCCACCTTCAGAACATGGGTCCTTCATGTTATAGTCATGTTTAGTttcatataattttatataaataagaCAACTACATAACCCATTAGTTTTCTAACAtctatatattaattaaattaaaatccACAAAAATTAAACAACAATTTAATAATCTATAAGTAATTGCTATGAAGCTACCAACTTAGTTTTATGGCAAGATCCAAAAGAGCTTCAACTTGGCCTATCACTTTCTTCTTCTCTTGTTCTTTTAACCTATTTGCTACTGATTGAGGATCAAGGGCTTCGGTACTCCATTCTACGGTTTCTGGAGGCCTAACTTCTTTTAGCAACGTATCGACCTCTCGAATGAAATCAATTCTTAGAAGAAGATCGTCAGCTTCCATTGCGGGTCTAGCTAGAGGTCCATGGTGCTAATACAAATAAACGAGAATGGGTCAATTCGGGTTATATTTTGTAATCAAAGGGTCAAAATGATAAAAGTTTGTGACCCGGGCCCACAACTTAATCTAATGGATCCAATGTATATAAGTGTTTACTAAAGTGTGTTTACCAACCCCTAAAATGTTTTGTTAaaacgaacaaggtcttgttcctgttcgttcggttcgtttacaaccctatttATAACCAGAAATGACAATGGGCCGGGTATGGTAATCCAAGTACCCTATCCATCATGTACCCTTCATTATCTATCAAATTCACGGGTATTGATA of Helianthus annuus cultivar XRQ/B chromosome 1, HanXRQr2.0-SUNRISE, whole genome shotgun sequence contains these proteins:
- the LOC110943356 gene encoding protein trichome birefringence-like 34, whose protein sequence is MYTMIHCSFFIFFLGGLATISFYRNNTSQGVAVSNNFNVTPTIASTCDLFSGRWVHDNKSHYPLYEEHECPYLDESYACQTYGRKDFKYLQWRWQPHDCDFPRFDGKAIVERLRGKRLLFVGDSLVRNQRNSMICMLYTSIPGVKRTGGELIGSLHTFRFTDYNISIDFYWAPMLVESNGDSPTDHLTTFRIVRIKSIEKHARHWVNSDILIFNSYRWWRSHVVNFLKSGGSLLDDPNNVYEEVNRVRAYKLGLKTWSNWAHTHIDPSKTKLFFMSATAVHVMATEWGGMSTMNCYGETEPVMDDRFRESQTDPKMLSILESSLNKLKAKGVNVQIINITQLTQCRKDAHPALYRKLWRPLTDEQKKNPQLASDCSHWCLPGVPDIWNELLLAYIFR